From the Temnothorax longispinosus isolate EJ_2023e chromosome 6, Tlon_JGU_v1, whole genome shotgun sequence genome, one window contains:
- the LOC139814261 gene encoding SAP domain-containing ribonucleoprotein, giving the protein MADSSYEKGLTELSKMKVADLRVELKQRGLPTTGNKNELVERLQLAIHGDSALSLDETTEEILDEDEVLGDEEIEELSSKPDSQEVPEKRKLSIETNNTNAKKIVLNRKPVLEEIKNDQVEKKENKGAKVLEDAPPEKKIIKLSELSTKERLEMRAKKFGVPLSETAKKEARLARFNVNNQNNKSAASIKTPVPTTYEMLKKRAERFGSSVSTLMEKAELAERLEKRKARFGEVEPAESKVSKNKIKIVK; this is encoded by the exons ATGGCCGACTCGTCCTACGAGAAGGGGTTGACGGAGCTGTCGAAGATGAAG GTGGCTGATCTGAGGGTTGAATTAAAGCAACGAGGACTTCCCACTACTggcaataaaaatgaattggTAGAAAGACTCCAGCTGGCGATTCACGGAG ATTCTGCATTGTCCTTGGATGAAACAACGGAAGAGATTTTAGATGAGGATGAGGTTCTTGGC GACGAAGAAATCGAGGAATTGTCCAGTAAACCAGATTCACAAGAAGTCCCTGAAAAGCGAAAATTGTCTATAGAGACCAACAATACCAATGCAAAGAAGATAGTGCTGAACCGCAAACCTGTATTGGAGGAAATAAAGAATGATCAAgtggagaagaaagaaaacaaaggGGCGAAAGTACTCGAAGACGCACCGCCAGAGAAAAAGATTATCAAACTATCGGAGCTCAGCACAAAAGAG AGATTAGAAATGAGGGCTAAGAAATTTGGTGTACCGTTATCCGAAACAGCAAAGAAGGAGGCTAGATTAGCCCGTTTTAACGTAAACAATCAAAATAACAAATCGGCTGCGTCCATAAAGACGCCTGTG cCTACTACATATGAAATGTTGAAGAAACGTGCAGAAAGATTTGGTAGCTCGGTATCCACCTTGATGGAGAAG gctGAATTAGCTGAGCGATTGGAAAAAAGGAAGGCCAGATTCGGTGAAGTGGAGCCCGCCGAGAGTAAAGTGtctaagaataaaattaagattgttAAATGA
- the Ufc1 gene encoding ubiquitin-fold modifier-conjugating enzyme 1 gives MVDESTKKTLSNIPLLQTKAGPRDKDLWVQRLKEEYQALIKYVKNNKEADNDWFRLESNKEGTKWFGRCWYMQNFLKYEFDVEFDIPVTYPTTAPEIALPELDGKTAKMYRGGKICLTDHFKPLWARNVPKFGIAHAMALGLGPWLAVEIPDLIEKGIVVHKDEEKKT, from the exons ATGGTCGACGAGTCGACGAAGAAGACTTTGAGTAACATTCCGTTGTTGCAAACGAAAGCCGGTCCCAGAGACAAAGATCTGTGGGTGCAGAGGTTGAAGGAGGAATATCAGGCTCTCATCAAG tatgttaaaaataataaggagGCGGACAACGACTGGTTCCGACTGGAATCGAATAAGGAAGGCACCAAGTGGTTCGGCAGATGCTGGTACATGCAGAATTTCCTGAAGTACGAATTTGATGTAGAATTTGAT ATTCCTGTTACGTATCCCACAACGGCGCCCGAAATTGCTTTACCAGAATTAGACGGTAAAACGGCAAAAATGTATAGAGGTGGCAAGATCTGCCTGACTGATCACTTCAAGCCATTGTGGGCTCGCAACGTTCCCAAGTTTGGCATCGCTCATGCAATGGCTCTTGGT ttgGGACCATGGTTGGCAGTGGAGATTCCAGACCTTATAGAAAAGGGCATCGTAGTTCACAAGGACGAGGAAAAGAAAACGTAA
- the LOC139814259 gene encoding uncharacterized protein, which yields MHVLQLSIYIVFHLCVLFLNVHCQEAYTFDDVTPDTSTPELRNIHSFFYMSSEEDLSSLAAETRKNEQSLSNAMAQPCSCRELDERNTQEAIFYKRLIAILLSNLAIQRIDDGLIGRLNIEASSSQFEYLQNFVNGQGSIREVDRILNNAIKRSAYSACDYMAEASYYFNLFTSKASEYLMLMNEHWDITIIAFTLIASFIILRRQRWSRGLLIFLMIDVIFVISFFITWWRLIQEAEIKLMAAQAQFAEMPIACQPDKMSLWDKMWEKIASSTNDCERYYETIKTNPRLQVTPAFALTHFVTTTIFQPLSYFGLVMSEFIDNATSRLNFMYKFPVVIALFLSFCVCIILIPFSCIGGSINFGFGPFFKFGIKGRQNSNEKKERIERIYEETSPRMRLKDSEKMKQITSGQNNDPAGGDTGTDIQLRERCKGKKCKCENKSGDGDVE from the exons ATGCACGTCCTCCAATTGTCAATCTACATTGTATTTCACCTGTGTGTGCTTTTCTTGAATGTCCATTGCCAGGAGGCTTATACATTCGATGATGTCACGCCTGATAC atcCACTCCCGAGCTCAGAAATATACACTCGTTCTTCTATATGTCCAGCGAAGAAGATTTGTCTAG TTTGGCTGCAGAGACAAGGAAGAACGAACAATCGCTTAGCAATGCAATGGCACAGCCATGCAGCTGTCGAGAACTGGATGAACGAAATACTCAGGAAGCAATCTTCTATAAACGTTTGATCgctatattattatcaaatctTGCGATACAG AGAATTGATGACGGATTAATTGGAAGGCTTAACATAGAAGCGTCTTCTTCGCAATTCGAGTACCTTCAGAACTTTGTAAACGGCCAAGGTTCTATAAGGGAAGTTGACAGAATTCTCAACAATGCGATAAAGCGATCTGCATACTCGGCGTGTGATTATATGGCCGAGGCgtcttattatttcaatttatttacgaGCAAAGCATCGGAGTATTTGATGCTTATGAATGAACAC TGGGACATAACTATAATCGCCTTCACACTCATAgctagttttataattttgagaagACAAAGATGGTCTCGAGGCTTACTTATCTTTCTCATGATCGATGTTATATTTGTAATCAGTTTCTTCATAACTTGGTGGCGACTTATACag GAagcagaaattaaattaatggcGGCACAAGCGCAATTTGCTGAAATGCCAATTGCCTGCCAGCCGGATAAAATGAGTCTGTGGGACAAGATGTGGGAGAAGATTGCATCCT CTACAAACGATTGTGAAAGATACTATGAAACAATCAAGACGAATCCTAGATTGCAAGTGACACCAGCATTTGCATTGACCCATTTTGTCACTACGACTATTTTCCAACCTTTATCGTACTTTGGATTAGTTATGTCTGAATTCATAGATAATGCTACCA GTAGATTAAACTTTATGTACAAGTTTCCTGTCGTAATCGCTCTTTTCTTAAGTTTctgtgtatgtataatattgatacCGTTTTCCTGCATTGGCGGATCTATTAATTTCGGTTTTGGACCATTCTTCAAATTTGGAATAAAAGGCAGACAAAACTCCAACGAGAAGAAAGAACGCATTGAACGGATTTACGAG GAAACTTCACCTAGGATGAGATTAAAAGATTCAGAAAAAATGAAGCAAATTACGTCAGGACAAAATAATG ATCCTGCTGGAGGTGACACTGGTACTGATATACAACTAAGAGAAAGATGCAAGGGTAAAAAATGCAagtgtgaaaataaaagtggAGATGGAGATGTAgaatga
- the LOC139814260 gene encoding arginine-hydroxylase NDUFAF5, mitochondrial, with protein MTPKIPFRGASQLLHGKLNLLSPRYNPNGACNVTLMSTLPPDSPMNVFDRNAKLLQRERAAKDTDVQLYDYIKDEVGDRLADRIFDIKRKFGRALDLGCGRGHVSKRILNESVEELVLADMSPGFLWQAETTEGVKVKREVIDEENLSFEPDSFDLVISCLSLHWVNDLPGCFRRINSSLKNDGVFLAAVFGGDTLYELRSSLQLAEFERHGGISPHISPFVEIRDIGSLLTRANFTMLTIDTDEIVIGYPSMFELMWDLKGMAENNAARNRNLHLPRDTLIAAASIYKHLYGKTREDSTAFVPATFQIMYMLGWKPDASQPRPLERGTGQVSLKDLYRLDQIIKDSKKIKLDDDDK; from the exons ATGACGCCAAAGATTCCGTTCCGCGGGGCAAGCCAGCTATTGCACGGCAAGCTGAACCTGCTGAGTCCTAGGTACAATCCTAACGGTGCGTGTAATGTCACACTCATGTCCACGTTGCCGCCCGACAGCCCGATGAACGTCTTCGACAGGAACGCGAAGCTGTTGCAGCGAGAACGCGCCGCCAAGGACACCGACGTCCAGCTGTATGACTACATCAAGGACGAGGTGGGCGACAGGCTGGCCGATCGAATATTCGATATCAAACGAAAGTTCGGTAGGGCCCTCGATCTGGGATGTGGCCGGGGTCACGTGTCCAAGCGGATTCTCAACGAGTCGGTGGAGGAGCTGGTGCTGGCCGACATGAGTCCGGGTTTCCTGTGGCAGGCCGAGACCACGGAGGGTGTGAAAGTCAAGAGAGAAGTCATCGACGAGGAGAATctgtccttcgagccggacaGTTTCGACTTGGTGATCAGTTGTCTGAGTCTTCACTGGGTCAACGATCTTCCCGGATGCTTCAGACGTATCAACAGCAGTCTGAAGAACGACGGAGTCTTCCTGGCGGCTGTATTTGGCGGCGATACGCTTTACGAGTTGAG AAGTTCCTTGCAATTAGCTGAATTCGAGAGGCACGGTGGAATCTCGCCGCACATCTCGCCATTCGTGGAAATCAGGGATATCGGGTCTCTACTAACGAGAGCGAATTTTACTATGTTGACTATTGATACCGACGAGATAGTCATCGGTTACCCGAGCATGTTCGAACTTATGTGGGATCTGAAAG GAATGGCCGAGAACAATGCGGCCAGGAATCGTAATTTGCATTTACCGAGGGATACGTTGATCGCCGCTGCGTCTATATACAAGCATCTTTACGGAAAGACGAGGGAAGATAGCACCGCATTCGTTCCCGCCACGTTTCAGATAATGTATATGTTAGGATGGAAACCGGACGCATCTCAACCGAGGCCTCTCGAGAGGGGTACGGGACAGGTGTCGCTCAAGGACTTGTACAGGCTCGATCAGATAATCAAAGACAGCAAGAAGATAAAACTGGACGACGATGACAAATAG
- the Rpl7a gene encoding large ribosomal subunit protein eL8, whose product MVQKKPKKKVGKKVAAAPLAVKKVEPKKVTNPLFEKRTRNFGIGQDIQPARDLSRFVRWPKYIRIQRQRSVLQKRLKVPPTINQFTQTLDKQTATQLFKVLEKYRPESAAMKKARLKARAEQKIAKKEDTPTKKPNVIRSGTNTVTTLVEQKKAQLVVIAHDVDPIEIVLFLPALCRKMGVPYCIVKGKARLGRLVRRKTCSAVALTQVDSGDRANFAKIVEAIKTNFNDRYDEIRRHWGGGLLGSKSAARIAKLEKAKAKELAQKQG is encoded by the exons ATGGTTCAGAAAAAG CCGAAGAAGAAGGTTGGGAAGAAGGTAGCTGCCGCGCCGTTGGCAGTTAAGAAGGTTGAACCGAAGAAAGTGACCAATCCACTCTTCGAGAAACGGACACGCAACTTTGGCATTG GTCAGGATATTCAGCCGGCTCGTGATCTCAGCCGCTTTGTAAGATGGCCGAAGTACATTCGCATCCAGCGCCAAAGGTCTGTGTTGCAGAAGAGGTTGAAAGTGCCACCAACGATAAATCAATTCACTCAAACATTGGATAAACAAACCG CTACACAGTTATTCAAGGTATTGGAAAAGTACCGTCCGGAATCAGCAGCCATGAAGAAGGCAAGGTTGAAGGCGAGAGCCGAGCAGAAGATCGCGAAGAAGGAAGACACGCCGACGAAGAAACCAAACGTCATTCGCAGCGGAACCAATACGGTGACCACGCTGGTGGAGCAGAAGAAAGCTCAGCTGGTCGTTATAGCTCACGATGTTGATCCTATTGAG ATCGTATTATTCCTTCCTGCCTTGTGCCGCAAGATGGGCGTACCATACTGTATTGTTAAAGGCAAGGCGCGTTTGGGACGTCTGGTTCGACGTAAGACTTGCTCAGCAGTTGCTCTTACTcag GTGGATTCTGGCGATAGAGCCAACTTCGCAAAGATTGTCGAAGCCATTAAGACGAACTTCAATGATCGATATGACGAAATCAGGCGTCACTGGGGTGGTGGTTTACTGGGAAGCAAATCTGCGGCCAGGATAGCGAAATTAGAAAAAGCTAAGGCCAAGGAACTGGCACAGAAACAAGGTTAA
- the Vps53 gene encoding vacuolar protein sorting-associated protein 53 homolog: protein MDNHEEDELEELRSTVYTFPPNVQSVIEQVLTITDPLDQPNFNVVDYINTLFPSEQSLSNIDEVVNKIEKKIHTIDREIRSVVRGQTNVGQDGRAALEDAQKVIRQLFVHIKDIKDKAEQSEEVVKEITRDIKQLDFAKKNLTASITALNHLHMLVDGVDNLKVLTQKKQYGEIILPLQAVMEVMQHFNSYMDIPQVKQLSDQVRQIQDELAQQITADFKQAFSGQNPKHFNQLTEGCLVLSVLHPKVKKDLLVWFVNIQLQEYAHLFDENQDFAWLDKIDRRYGWIKKHLLDFESKFGTIFPQDWEISERIAVQFCHVTREDLTKLMNKRRNEIDVKLLLYAIQRTSNFETLLSKRFIGSTLETTDAKSVTVSNDVAEKVPGNPFEEDEKVENEKPRPSPFEKLIGRCFEPYLNIYIESLDRNLADLMDKFVSDAKTQPPGAKEFDGIEGPSSVLSSCADLFVFYKKCMVQCTQLSTGLIMLSLAETFQKYLREYAVKILQNNLPKIGGSAGIGTSMSNITRDFRDLSTSGFIQNFQSFLKEGETARFSKEEQSRICCILTTAEYCLETTQQLEEKLREKTDECCSDKINLSQEQDIFHNVISNCIQLLVQDLEAACESALTAMTKVQWSSVEVVGDQSNYVNTIIAHLRQTIPTIRDRLSSCRKYFTQLCVKFASSFIAKLVQQLFKCKPLNAVGAEQLLLDVHMLKTALLDLPSTGYQIQRKAPVTYTKVVVKGMANAEMILKIVMSPIESPSDFVKQCNVRLPDLQSSEFQKILDMKGLKKTDQVLLLEQFKQSENTDAANATKSHVVHNSPEHEAGRIKRLEKLIKKRI from the exons ATGGACAATCACGAGGAGGACGAGCTGGAGGAGCTCCGCTCTACGGTCTACACGTTCCCGCCGAACGTGCAGAGCGTGATCGAGCAG GTCTTGACTATCACTGATCCGTTAGACCAACCCAATTTCAACGTGGTGGACTATATAAACACGTTATTTCCCTCGGAACAGTCATTGTCAAATATCGACGAAGTGgtgaataaaatagaaaaaaagatacatacTATAGATAGAGAGATACGGTCAGTGGTGCGTGGTCAGACGAACGTGGGCCAAGATGGTAGAGCGGCGTTGGAAGATGCGCAGAAGGTGATAAGGCAGCTATTTGTCCATATAAAGGACATAAAGGACAAGGCGGAGCAGTCCGAGGAAGTGGTGAAGGAGATTACGAGGGACATCAAACAGCTGGATTTCGCCAAGAAGAACCTTACTGCCTCGATAACAGCGCTGAACCATTTGCACATGCTTGTGGATGGAGTGGATAACCTAAA AGTATTAACGCAGAAGAAGCAATATGGAGAAATTATCTTACCGTTGCAAGCAGTGATGGAAGTGATGCAGCATTTTAACAGCTACATGGATATACCGCAAGTGAAGCAGTTGTCTGATCAA GTACGCCAGATCCAGGATGAGTTGGCCCAGCAGATTACAGCGGATTTCAAACAGGCCTTTTCCGGCCAGAATCCAAAGCATTTCAATCAGTTGACGGAAGGATGTTTAGTATTATCAGTCTTACACCCTAAAGTGAA GAAAGATCTGCTCGTTTGGTTTGTAAATATCCAATTGCAAGAATACGCACATTTGTTCGATGAGAATCAGGATTTCGCCTGGTTGGATAAGATAGATCGAAGATACGGGTGGATCAAGAAACATCTGCTGGACTTTGAGTCAAAGTTCGGTACGATCTTTCCCCAGGACTGGGAAATTTCCGAGCGAATAGCTGTACAATTCTGCCATGTCACACGTGAAGATCTCACAAAATTGATGAACAAGAGACGTAATGAAATAGACGTTAAGTTATTGCTTTACGCGATTCAAAGAACCAGTAATTTCGAGACGCTACTGTCGAAGCGTTTTATCGGCAGTACTTTGGAGACCACGGATGCTAAGTCAGTAACAGTCAGTAATGATGTTGCGGAAAAGGTACCGGGGAATCCTTTTGAAGAAGATGAAAAG GTTGAAAACGAAAAGCCGAGGCCGTCTCCATTCGAAAAGTTAATAGGAAGATGCTTCGAGCCATACCTGAACATTTATATAGAAAGTTTGGATCGCAATTTGGCAGATCTGATGGATAAGTTCGTGTCCGATGCTAAAACGCAACCGCCAGGTGCTAAGGAATTTGACGGTATTGAAGGGCCAAGCAGTGTCCTGAGCTCGTGTGCCGATCTGTTTGTATTTTACAAGAAGTGCATGGTGCAATGTACGCAACTCAGCACCGGTTTAATTATGCTGAGTCTCGCCGAGACTTTTCAGAAGTACCTACGGGAATACGCCGTTAAGATCTTACAGAATAATTTACCTAA AATCGGAGGCAGCGCAGGAATTGGCACCAGTATGAGCAATATCACGCGTGACTTCCGAGATTTATCAACGTCAGgctttattcaaaatttccAAAGTTTTTTGAAGGAGGGAGAAACTGCCAGATTTAGTAAAGAGGAGCAATCTCGTATATGCTG TATTTTGACAACGGCTGAATATTGTTTAGAAACGACACAGCAATTAGAAGAGAAACTTCGTGAGAAGACAGATGAATGCTGTtcggataaaataaatttgtctcAAGAACAGGATATCTTTCATAA CGTGATTTCTAATTGTATTCAGTTACTGGTTCAAGATCTGGAAGCAGCGTGTGAATCTGCATTGACTGCAATGACTAAg gtgCAATGGAGTTCTGTGGAAGTCGTGGGTGATCAGAGTAATTATGTTAATACGATAATAGCGCACCTTCGACAAACAATACCGACCATACGAGATAGATTATCATcttgtagaaaatatttcacacaGCTCTGTGTCAAATTTGCTAG CTCTTTCATAGCAAAATTAGTACAGCAATTATTTAAGTGCAAGCCATTAAACGCCGTCGGCGCGGAACAACTGTTGTTGGATGTCCACATGTTGAAAACGGCCTTGCTGGATCTTCCATCGACGGGTTATCAAATACAGAGAAAAGCTCCAGTAACATATACCAAA gtTGTGGTCAAAGGTATGGCAAATGCTGAAATGATATTGAAGATTGTAATGTCCCCAATTGAATCTCCAAGTGACTTCGTAAAACAGTGCAATGTACGCTTGCCTGACTTACAGTCTTCAGAAttccaaaaaattttagatatgaAG GGATTGAAAaaaacggatcaagttctattGCTCGAGCAATTTAAGCAATCTGAAAACACAGACGCCGCAAACGCTACGAAAAGTCACGTAGTACATAACAGTCCAGAACATGAAGCTGGAAGAATTAAGAGGCTAGAGAAACTCATCAAGAAACGAATTTGA